TCAGGCAGGGCACGAGCAAATGGGCAATCGTCCGGCGTTGGTGGTAAGCCACGATCGCTTCAATGCAAAGATGGGGTTTGCGTTTGTTTGCCCGATTAGCAATACCCAGCGCCAAAATCCTTTTTATATCCAAATTCCCACCGGCACCCCTGTGACTGGGGTGATTATGGCTGACCAACTGCGATCGCTCGACTTTAGAGCCAGAAACGCTCAGCTCATTGCTGACTGTCCGGACCTGTTGCTGCAAGATGTGCTGAGACGAA
Above is a window of Nodosilinea sp. PGN35 DNA encoding:
- a CDS encoding type II toxin-antitoxin system PemK/MazF family toxin encodes the protein MYIPRRGDFIWLSFDPQAGHEQMGNRPALVVSHDRFNAKMGFAFVCPISNTQRQNPFYIQIPTGTPVTGVIMADQLRSLDFRARNAQLIADCPDLLLQDVLRRIKPILF